One Novosphingobium sp. G106 DNA segment encodes these proteins:
- a CDS encoding pirin family protein codes for MTNPVIQTITPVTHDLGAFTVRRAIPAPARKMVGPFIFVDQFGPAHLPPGQAMDVRPHPHINLATVTWLFEGAIDHRDSLGTFATIRPGQVNLMTAGSGIVHSERSPAEERPAGPRLYGMQTWLALPDGREEISPAFESRTGLPLIEDGHAIARVIMGTLWGQTAPTTQYAETIYAEIVLGAGGVLPIDSQADERAVMLVGGEAEVDGMPLALYELTVLAPGAVLTLRSSAGGRVMLLGGEAFNTPRHIWWNFVSSSTDRLQQAALDWREGRFPKVPGDDQEFIPLPEGKPKIVSYP; via the coding sequence ATGACAAACCCCGTCATCCAGACCATCACGCCGGTCACGCACGATCTCGGCGCATTTACTGTCCGCCGGGCGATCCCTGCGCCGGCGCGCAAGATGGTCGGCCCTTTCATCTTCGTCGACCAGTTCGGTCCGGCGCATCTGCCTCCGGGCCAGGCGATGGACGTGCGGCCGCATCCGCATATCAACCTGGCGACGGTGACTTGGCTGTTCGAGGGCGCGATCGACCACCGCGACAGCCTCGGCACTTTCGCGACGATCCGTCCCGGCCAGGTCAACCTGATGACCGCGGGCAGCGGCATCGTCCATTCCGAGCGCAGCCCGGCCGAGGAGCGCCCGGCCGGCCCGCGCCTCTACGGCATGCAGACCTGGCTCGCCCTGCCCGACGGGCGCGAGGAGATCTCCCCCGCATTCGAGAGCCGCACCGGCCTGCCGCTGATCGAAGACGGACATGCCATCGCCCGCGTGATCATGGGTACGCTCTGGGGCCAGACCGCGCCCACCACGCAATATGCCGAGACGATCTACGCCGAGATCGTGCTGGGCGCCGGCGGGGTGCTGCCGATCGACAGCCAGGCCGACGAGCGGGCGGTGATGCTGGTCGGCGGCGAAGCCGAGGTCGATGGCATGCCGCTGGCCCTCTACGAGCTGACCGTTCTGGCCCCCGGCGCGGTGTTGACGCTCCGCTCCAGCGCCGGCGGCCGTGTAATGCTGCTGGGCGGCGAGGCCTTCAACACGCCGCGGCACATCTGGTGGAACTTCGTCAGCTCCTCGACCGACCGGCTCCAGCAGGCCGCGCTCGACTGGCGCGAAGGCCGCTTCCCCAAAGTGCCCGGCGACGACCAGGAGTTCATCCCGCTGCCCGAGGGCAAGCCGAAGATCGTCTCCTACCCGTGA
- a CDS encoding low temperature requirement protein A — protein MNDHPHHPTLLRAQGEGHARVGYFELFFDLVYVFAITQLSHNLLEHRDWIGAAQTLILFMAVWWAWIYTTWATNWVDPDHGANRLVLGAGMIASLVMSSAIPKAFESAGMAFAVAYVLLQVGRSLYVSWVCGEWQRDDNWGLVRVTIWFTASAPLWLIGGAADDPVQRMAWWTAALTIETVSALVFYAVPILGRSSADDWAIAGGHMAERCALFIIIALGEGVLITGATFGQLVAQPVTIAAFLTAFLGSFAMWWVYFDVGAKRGAEHIEHHEHPGIIGRDAFTYWHIPIVAGIILIAVADELTLAHPLEPVHGDFLLVTAGGMALFLIGVMTFKRISSGKDWFPPSHMAGLWLVAALVLWGWLAHPATLHFYMGSTVIFGFVALWEWVSYHGGWIERMERRGWWLGRMLRRYTEWRIASLEKRRAR, from the coding sequence GTGAACGACCATCCGCATCATCCGACGCTGCTGCGCGCGCAGGGCGAAGGCCATGCCCGCGTTGGCTATTTCGAGCTGTTCTTCGACCTCGTCTATGTCTTCGCGATCACGCAGCTGTCGCACAACCTGCTCGAGCATCGCGACTGGATCGGCGCGGCGCAAACCTTGATCCTGTTCATGGCAGTGTGGTGGGCGTGGATCTACACGACCTGGGCGACCAACTGGGTCGATCCCGACCACGGCGCCAACCGGCTGGTACTGGGCGCAGGGATGATCGCCAGCCTCGTCATGTCGAGCGCGATCCCCAAGGCCTTCGAAAGCGCGGGCATGGCCTTCGCGGTCGCCTATGTTCTGCTGCAGGTCGGCCGCTCGCTCTATGTCTCGTGGGTCTGCGGCGAGTGGCAGCGCGACGACAACTGGGGACTGGTCCGCGTGACCATCTGGTTCACTGCCTCCGCTCCACTCTGGCTGATCGGCGGCGCGGCCGATGACCCGGTGCAACGGATGGCCTGGTGGACCGCCGCGCTGACGATCGAAACCGTGAGCGCGCTGGTATTCTACGCTGTTCCCATCCTCGGCCGTTCGAGCGCCGACGATTGGGCGATCGCCGGCGGCCATATGGCCGAGCGCTGCGCGCTGTTCATCATCATCGCGCTCGGCGAAGGCGTGCTGATCACCGGCGCGACTTTCGGCCAGCTTGTCGCACAACCGGTGACGATCGCCGCCTTCCTCACCGCCTTCCTCGGCTCCTTCGCCATGTGGTGGGTCTATTTCGACGTCGGCGCCAAGCGCGGGGCAGAACACATCGAGCATCACGAGCACCCGGGCATCATCGGCCGCGATGCCTTCACCTACTGGCATATCCCGATCGTCGCCGGGATCATCCTGATCGCCGTCGCCGACGAACTGACGCTCGCCCATCCGCTCGAGCCCGTACACGGCGACTTCCTGCTGGTGACCGCGGGCGGCATGGCGCTGTTCCTGATCGGGGTGATGACCTTCAAGCGCATCAGCAGCGGCAAGGACTGGTTTCCGCCCTCGCATATGGCCGGGCTCTGGCTGGTCGCGGCGCTGGTGCTCTGGGGCTGGCTGGCCCATCCGGCAACGCTGCACTTCTACATGGGCTCGACCGTGATCTTCGGGTTTGTCGCCCTGTGGGAATGGGTCAGCTATCACGGCGGCTGGATCGAACGGATGGAGCGGCGCGGCTGGTGGCTGGGCCGGATGCTGCGGCGCTATACCGAATGGCGGATCGCTTCGCTGGAAAAGCGGCGCGCCCGCTGA